In the Podospora pseudocomata strain CBS 415.72m chromosome 5, whole genome shotgun sequence genome, one interval contains:
- the ATG4 gene encoding Cysteine protease atg4 (COG:U; COG:Z; EggNog:ENOG503NVXP; MEROPS:MER0013559; BUSCO:EOG09264B3O) — MKSMRSGSNNWQSAVSETSPKIATAMEAAISAGAEVSRVGRRILQRIWDPEPTNDRSSNEPVWCLGCSYLLDTKEYGTPPTLTTSTPPADATLTAIVPEPGAGVESEPRRATEKAGVPVNTSNAKAVPPIPVAASGQHQLQVPETPPLSVASSFDSALAYEEPGQDGGWPPAFLDDFESRIWMTYRTGFEVIPRSTDPKAAAALSFTMRFKTSFGDQTGFSSDTGWGCMIRSGQSLLANAMLISRAGRAWRRPTNPDIEREIVCLFADDPRAPYSIQNFVNHGAAACGKYPGEWFGPSATARCIQALAKKHDSSLRVYLTRDLPEVYEDNFMSTANPDGNHFHPTLILVSTRLGIDKINPIYHEALISTLQLPQAIGIAGGRPSSSHYFIGAQGQWLFYLDPHHPRPALPYRENPNDYTIEELDSCHTRRLRHLHVEDMDPSMLIGFLIKDEDDWDLWKSSVKHVQGKAIINVSPHDPEHGMGFGRAGAIDEVETLSDEDDTDTVLDL, encoded by the exons ATGAAGTCGATGCGCTCAGGCAGCAACAACTGGCAATCGGCCGTCTCGGAAACATCACCCAAGATCGCGACTGCGATGGAGGCAGCGATATCCGCCGGGGCCGAGGTCAGCCGTGTAGGCCGACGCATCTTGCAGAGAATCTGGGACCCAGAACCTACCAATGATCGAAGCAGCAATGAACcagtgtggtgtttgggttgcTCATATCTCCTCGATACAAAAGAATACGGCACACCCCCtacgctcaccaccagcacaccaCCCGCAGATGCCACTCTTACCGCTATAGTACCCGAGCCTGGGGCAGGCGTGGAATCGGAGCCACGAAGAGCCACAGAGAAGGCGGGAGTGCCGGTGAATACATCGAATGCAAAAGCAGTTCCCCCCATTCCCGTTGCGGCTAGTGGTCAGCACCAGCTACAAGTGCCCGAAACACCTCCTCTCTCCGTTGCCAGCAGTTTTGATTCAGCTCTTGCATACGAAGAGCCCGGTCAAGATGGCGGCTGGCCCCCGGCCTTTCTCGATGATTTCGAGTCCCGCATATGGATGACATATCGTACCGGATTCGAAGTAATTCCTCGCTCGACCGACCCGAAAGCGGCCGCAGCCTTGTCCTTCACCATGCGATTCAAGACTTCTTTTGGGGACCAGACCGGCTTTTCATCAGATACGGGCTGGGGATGCATGATCAGGTCTGGGCAGAGCTTGTTGGCCAATGCAATGTTGATCAGCCGTGCAGGACGTG CTTGGAGACGACCGACGAACCCTGACATCGAACGCGAAATCGTGTGCCTATTCGCAGATGATCCTCGTGCTCCATATTCCATACAGAACTTTGTCAACCATGGTGCAGCTGCTTGTGGAAAGTACCCTGGAGAGTGGTTTGGCCCATCTGCGACGGCACGGTGCATCCA GGCTCTGGCCAAGAAGCACGATAGCTCCCTGCGAGTGTACCTGACACGAGATCTTCCTGAAGTATACGAAGACAACTTCATGTCAACCGCGAACCCTGACGGCAACCACTTTCACCCGACATTAATTCTGGTATCTACGAGGCTGGGGATTGACAAGATCAACCCAATCTACCATGAAGCGCTCATATCTACCTTACAATTGCCACAAGCCATTGGTATTGCTGG CGGACGcccgtcatcatcccacTACTTCATCGGTGCTCAGGGGCAATGGCTCTTTTACCTCGATCCCCATCACCCACGGCCAGCGCTTCCTTATCGAGAGAATCCGAACGACTATACCATAGAAGAATTGGACTCCTGCCACACCCGACGATTGCGGCATCTCCACGTAGAAGACATGGACCCTAGCATGCTCATTGGCTTTCTCatcaaggatgaggatgattgGGATCTGTGGAAGAGCTCTGTCAAGCATGTTCAGGGCAAGGCCATCATCAATGTCTCGCCTCATGACCCGGAGCACGGGATGGGTTTCGGTCGAGCTGGAGCgattgatgaggtggagacACTGagtgacgaggacgacacAGATACGGTGCTTGATTTATGA
- a CDS encoding hypothetical protein (COG:O; EggNog:ENOG503NX06), translated as MGADQSTPRGASQAATTVTQQKTCYYEVLGVDRQVPDEEIRRAYKKKALELHPDRNYHDTENATRKFAELQTAYEILSDPQERAWYDSHRDAILRGDDEVAGGAPGGQDPGNHTSANAVFALMSRFNSSVPMDDSPRGFFGILNVFFEQLAAEEAAACEWDGTTPTHYPPFGKAEDDYNTVGKSFYNVWSSFSTRKSFQWKDVHHLAHAPDRRIRRLMEKENKKLRDEGIREFNDAVLSFVAFVKKRDPRYVPNTQSEAERQQVLRNSAAAQAARSRAAHQEKMAEYVVPDWAQPKEHQDYEGEFSMSEEESEVEEIECVVCNKTFRSEKQFEAHEKSKKHIKAVQQLKRQMRKENMHFDLNPQDSPGASTPQSPQPEQDAQVIQRERDMTNTAPLVSEDGRTGEEKQGPVEQDDDQEQSTQSSSSPEDDEYAPRSTVEERIVNGAGATKKVSQPQADDSGDLADSTAASVANLTLSEPAPGKKVGKAKLKREKKAARQAESQIQDSLQCMVCKEAFPSKNKLFDHIKELNHAAPVSATPGKSGKQKRKK; from the exons ATGGGAGCCGACCAATCCACACCTCGGGGTGCCAGTCAGGcggccaccaccgtcacccAGCAGAAAACATGCTATTATGAAGTTCTAGGGGTTGATCGTCAGGTGCCGGAcgaaga AATTCGGAGGGCCTACAAGAAAAAGGCGTTGGAGCTGCATCCCGATCGCAACTACCACGATACCGAGAACGCGACGCGGAAGTTTGCCGAGCTACAAACAGCATACGAAATACTATCGGACCCCCAGGAACGAGCTTGGTACGACTCGCATCGAGATGCTATCCTCAGGGGTGATGACGAAGTGGCTGGGGGTGCGCCTGGCGGACAGGACCCCGGCAATCACACCTCGGCGAATGCTGTCTTTGCACTGATGAGTCGATTCAATTCCAGCGTACCGATGGATGACAGCCCGCGTGGTTTCTTTGGGATATTGAACGTCTTCTTCGAACAGCTTGCCGCAGAAGAAGCTGCAGCCTGCGAGTGGGACGGAACCACCCCCACACACTACCCACCGTTTGGCAAAGCGGAAGACGACTACAACACGGTGGGCAAGTCGTTTTATAATGTGTGGTCAAGCTTCTCGACGAGGAAATCCTTTCAGTGGAAGGATGTGCATCATCTTGCGCACGCACCAGACAGGAGGATCCGTCGCTtgatggaaaaggagaacaagaagcTCCGCGATGAAGGCATCAGAGAATTTAACGATGCGGTCCTCTCTTTCGTTGCGTTTGTCAAGAAAAGAGATCCCCGTTATGTTCCCAACACACAGTCTGAGGCGGAACGGCAGCAGGTCCTTCGCAATTCCGCGGCAGCCCAGGCGGCCCGGTCGCGAGCAGCGCACCAGGAAAAGATGGCCGAGTACGTGGTGCCAGACTGGGCGCAGCCGAAAGAACACCAAGACTACGAGGGCGAGTTTTCCATGTCGGAAGAAGAGtccgaggttgaggagatcGAATGCGTGGTGTGCAACAAGACGTTTAGGAGTGAGAAACAGTTCGAGGCTCACGAAAAGAGCAAGAAACATATCAAGGCAGTACAGCAGTTGAAAAGACAGATGAGAAAGGAAAACATGCACTTCGATCTAAATCCTCAAGATTCACCAGGGGCATCTACGCCGCAGTCTCCACAGCCAGAGCAGGACGCGCAAGTCAtccagagagagagggacaTGACCAACACAGCACCGCTGGTTTCTGAGGACGGGAGGACcggagaagaaaagcaagGGCCCGTCGAGCAGGATGATGATCAAGAACAGAGCACACAATCATCGTCGAGTCCAGAAGATGACGAGTATGCACCACGTTCCACGGTGGAAGAGCGCATTGTCAACGGGGCAGGAGCCACCAAGAAGGTGTCACAGCCACAAGCAGACGATAGCGGAGACTTGGCAGATTCTACAGCTGCGAGCGTTGCCAACCTCACACTCAGCGAACCGGCGCCAGGTAAAAAGGTTGGTAAGGCGAAACTGAAgcgagaaaagaaagcagCTCGGCAGGCAGAGTCACAAATCCAGGATTCG CTACAATGTATGGTATGTAAAGAGGCATTCCCAAGCAAGAACAAGCTCTTCGACCACATCAAAGAACTCAACCATGCAGCTCCGGTCTCTGCCACGCCTGGTAAATCTGGAAaacagaagagaaagaaataA
- a CDS encoding hypothetical protein (COG:O; EggNog:ENOG503P0AW) produces MKFGHAFKEALEAETYPRHWVDKAVPYRQLKKILGKVREELINNGYDPDTLQKLVAERNAEYRLESDDSHLLRPKLVVRPATTSAQPLDQKTEVDSLPESPVSLSPTSSASTEPGPSALTHDSAPPCSHRQQQTSDGEWVDVPLDADARFFSVLQQDVNELDTLQDKERVAMIENIHVIGNEIAQVARPRKPVIDFSRSDLYRWREILDLYLSAEVFFSTNEVSGGARSSDRARKQLVWFQEEVGKRQLPQKFKIKSSAVAFQHFLSLNATLLQNLQFQELNQTAITKIIKKFDKRTSLGVKKTFPKVMNSAHFISETISKDICAQLSRDVISLVPQVVDYTCIVCLSICWLPIRLDCDHLFCIRCMIKMQNRQKRFCPLCRADVIQRANETHIDMELVRYLERWFPKETKEKQRNNEDERRKELLGDLYVEGAQPPCIVM; encoded by the exons ATGAAATTCGGCCACGCCTTCAAGGAGGCCTTGGAGGCTGAGACCTATCCAAGACACTGGGTAGACAAGGCGGTTCCCTATCGTCAGCTCAAAAAGATCCTTGGTAAGGTGCGGGAGGAGCTGATAAACAATGGCTACGATCCGGACACGTTACAAAAGCTGGTAGCTGAGCGAAACGCCGAATACCGCTTAGAGTCGGACGACTCCCATCTCCTGAGACCCAAACTGGTTGTGCGTCCAGCCACTACAAGTGCTCAACCTCTGGATCAGAAAACAGAAGTCGACTCGCTGCCAGAATCACCAGTATCTCtatctcccacctcttccgCCAGCACAGAACCTGGACCATCAGCCTTGACACATGACTCTGCGCCCCCGTGTAGCCATcgccagcaacaaaccaGTGACGGCGAGTGGGTTGACGTCCCGTTGGATGCCGATGCTCGCTTTTTCAGTGTCCTCCAGCAGGATGTCAATGAGTTGGATACTCTCCAGGACAAGGAGCGGGTTGCCATGATCGAAAACATCCACGTGATTGGAAACGAGATCGCACAAGTAGCCAGACCGCGAAAACCAGTCATCGACTTCTCCCGGTCAGATCTGTATCGCTGGCGCGAGATTCTGGACCTTTACCTCTCGGCCgaggtcttcttctccaccaacgAGGTTTCCGGCGGTGCTCGCAGCAGCGACAGAGCTCGCAAGCAACTCGTCTGGTTCCAAGAAGAGGTGGGCAAGCGCCAGCTGCCGCAGAAGTTCAAGATTAAGTCCAGCGCCGTCGCCTTCCAACACTTCCTCTCGTTGAATGCCACGCTACTGCAGAACTTGCAGTTCCAGGAACTGAATCAGACAGCCATAACAAAAATAATCAAAA AATTCGACAAGAGAACGTCCCTGGGGGTGAAAAAGACTTTTCCAAAAGTCATGAACTCGGCACACTTCATCTCCGAGACCATATCCAAGGACATCTGCGCCCAGCTGTCTCGAGACGTCATCAGCCTTGTCCCACAAGTCGTGGATTACACGTGCATTGTCT GCCTCTCCATATGTTGGCTGCCCATCCGACTGGACTGCGACCATCTGTTTTGCATCCGGTGCATGATCAAGATGCAAAACAGGCAAAAGCGCTTCTGCCCGCTATGTCGAGCCGATGTGATTCAACGGGCCAACGAAA CACATATTGATATGGAGCTCGTTCGATACTTGGAAAGGTGGTTTCCaaaggagaccaaggagaagcagaggAACAACGAGGACGAGCGGCGAAAGGAGCTCCTGGGCGATTTGTACGTGGAAGGTGCACAGCCGCCGTGTATCGTGATGTGA
- the STR2 gene encoding Cystathionine gamma-synthase (COG:E; EggNog:ENOG503NWEN), whose protein sequence is MPAFNLGESIPPHTEHAVSVSLPTWRANVGYEEGEDWVVGSMTTGYPRFFIHRSIQAFAKDILEKIGRKGLVAFLFPTRQVAARCVSFVKLRALPAIVSSLEVLHLVLDPANPQSKALRGLSPSISAVICSPEGFSFLKQYWQHTGDGVSSRRAEFCHSLFKDGLLRVDESPKNTAAPMSPKPCRGPKRYQRRGSLDAGKPSTTSQTSTTVPDREETSRFLEERFGRNLDVSFVEPAKSAIKRRIAGALRSDRELTASPVPEKEMESNTRGVVNLREDDIYLFPAGMNAIFNAHRALLGARGGLKSVNFGFPYVDTLKILEKFGPGCVFYGNASEADLDDLEARLKAGERFLGLFCEFPGNPLLTCPNLARIREMADKYDFAVVVDETIGTFANINVLPFADIVVSSLTKIFSGDCNVMGGSAIFNPNSRYYSALKDFARTGYEDTYWPEDVMFMERNSRDFASRIERINANAEAICDVFRENKLIKAVFYPRDNESSANYEACKVPGGGYGGLISVVFHRKEQAVAFYDAVDTAKGPSLGTNFTLTSPYVLLAHYQELEWASQFGVDPDLIRISVGLEDTAEIVKVFEAALHVAEHGSQ, encoded by the exons ATGCCCGCCTTCAACCTCGGCGAGTCTATCCCGCCGCACACGGAGCAT GCGGTGAGTGTGTCACTACCAACGTGGAGAGCAAATGTTGGTtatgaagaaggagaggactGGGTTGTTGGCAGTATGACCACTGGTTATCCTCG cttcttcatcCACAGGAGCATCCAAGCTTTTGCCAAAGACATTCTGGAGAAAATTGGGCGGAAAGGGCTGGTTGCTTTTCTGTTCCCAACTCGTCAGGTTGCTGCCCGGTGTGTGAGCTTTGTCAAATTACGCGCTCTTCCTGCCATCGTGTCATCTCTTGAAGTTCTGCATCTGGTTCTTGACCCGGCAAACCCGCAGTCCAAGGCTCTTCGTGGGCTATCTCCCTCTATCTCGGCCGTCATCTGCTCTCCCGAGGGTTTCAGTTTTCTGAAGCAGTATTGGCAGCACACGGGCGATGGTGTCTCTAGCCGCAGGGCAGAGTTCTGTCACAGTCTCTTCAAGGATGGTCTGTTGCGTGTGGATGAATCCCCCAAGAACACGGCTGCGCCCATGAGCCCAAAGCCATGCAGAGGACCAAAGCGTTACCAACGAAGGGGCTCTCTCGACGCAGGAaagccatcaaccacatcccAAACGTCAACAACCGTCCCTGACAGAGAGGAGACGTCGCGATTCTTGGAGGAGCGCTTCGGTCGGAACCTGgatgtttcttttgttgagcCCGCCAAATCGGCCATCAAACGGCGAATTGCCGGGGCGCTCAGAAGCGATCGTGAACTAACAGCTAGCCCGGTGCCCGAAAAGGAGATGGAATCTAATACCCGTGGTGTTGTCAACCTCCGCGAGGACGACATCTATCTTTTCCCAGCCGGCATGAACGCCATCTTTAACGCTCACCGTGCCCTTCTTGGAGCGCGTGGAGGTCTCAAGTCGGTCAACTTCGGGTTCCCTTATGTTGACACCCTCAAGATTCTTGAGAAGTTTGGCCCTGGATGCGTCTTCTACGGCAATGCGTCCGAGGCCGACCTTGACGACCTCGAAGCTCGGCTGAAAGCAGGCGAGCGCTTCCTGGGGCTCTTTTGTGAATTCCCGGGCAATCCGCTCCTCACTTGCCCCAATCTTGCCCGCATCCGCGAGATGGCCGACAAGTACGACTTTGCCGTCGTGGTGGACGAAACAATCGGGACCTTTGCCAACATCAACGTTCTCCCCTTCGCCGATATCGTCGTCTCTAGCTTGACCAAGATCTTCTCGGGTGACTGCAACGTCATGGGAGGCAGTGCCATCTTTAACCCAAACAGTCGATACTACTCTGCGTTAAAAGACTTTGCCCGCACGGGGTACGAGGACACATACTGGCCCGAGGATGTCATGTTCATGGAGCGAAATAGCCGGGACTTTGCGTCTCGGATTGAACGGATCAACGCCAACGCTGAGGCCATCTGTGATGTGTTTCGTGAGaacaagctcatcaaggCGGTCTTTTACCCGCGTGACAACGAGTCCAGCGCCAACTACGAAGCCTGCAAGGTTCCTGGTGGAGGGTACGGCGGGTTGATCTCGGTCGTGTTCCACCGCAAGGAGCAGGCTGTTGCATTTTATGATGCTGTTGACACAGCCAAGGGGCCAAGCCTGGGAACCAACTTCACGTTGACATCCCCCTATGTGCTTCTGGCTCACTATCAAGAGTTGGAATGGGCGTCGCAATTTGGTGTTGACCCTGATCTGATCCGCATCAGCGTCGGGTTGGAGGACACTGCTGAAATTGTAAAGGTGTTTGAAGCTGCATTGCATGTAGCAGAGCACGGCTCGCAATAG
- a CDS encoding hypothetical protein (EggNog:ENOG503PD4G): MPQLPFLEVEDLSSSLSFYSAIVEPLGLRHISTERGHFPSVTFGKSERDPVFQLRQVVASRDRPLRRSRIAVTAPSPGAADEAFEFAFRANPDLRDTSYLRHPAEAYPAASGASAHRATTHSGGTRVVISDLDYNIMEIVYQPPLHYPPHYSGSTVRRTRSTDEEAGRILTWNFDVAGSSRPAPAGASSAYSGPPRADPRRSLSYHDYEEEVEVGDYDDEDDHHGHDHDVRRPPPPAAGLKRGVTTGTFNYEPTASARENSTGLSAGAVVGTLLGVAGVAAGAALTYNMVKGDRTRASAHDDYDAPPFSRRSTFPDKYDSYLDRKGRYLDTERPADKGRYSDEYGSGLDYRRQGPDYVARYTQVTSPRSRDVDGAYDDARGRHSIPRSRASVRPRSEAANSREPYLLGEPEYRGYVSSKSSKHPPIVQRGYTYDGPERDSYVSSRSQRSSNTLRASPADAYLPSSHPVSHSRSGSRVTTTTYKVSDSPRGYSREEIYGSARHIPFSDSRASPYTSARDPLLASGRAPPYLSAREATYPSDNRAGAYYSARHAPLPRSSGGSSRARYGEDDDDDDADSIAPSDSISCVGSRRSR; this comes from the coding sequence ATGCCCCAACTCCCTTTcctcgaggtggaggacctctcctcatcattgTCTTTCTATTCTGCCATTGTTGAACCTCTGGGCCTTCGACACATCAGCACAGAGCGCGGGCACTTCCCGTCGGTTACATTTGGCAAGTCAGAACGGGATCCAGTTTTCCAGCTCCGCCAGGTGGTCGCAAGCAGAGACCGGCCCCTGAGGCGCTCACGCATAGCGGTCACCGCTCCCTCGCCAGGCGCGGCCGACGAAGCCTTTGAGTTTGCATTTCGGGCTAATCCCGATCTTCGGGACACATCATACTTGCGCCACCCTGCCGAGGCCTACCCGGCGGCCAGTGGCGCGTCTGCCCACCGGGCGACAACGCACAGTGGCGGGACCCGCGTGGTTATAAGTGACTTGGACTACAACATCATGGAGATTGTGTACCAGCCCCCTCTCCACTACCCTCCACACTACAGCGGCTCGACTGTCCGGCGCACACGGTCAACCGACGAAGAAGCAGGCCGTATATTGACCTGGAATTTCGACGTGGCAGGCTCGTCACGACCCGCCCCTGCTGGTGCCAGTTCTGCGTACAGCGGCCCACCCCGGGCTGATCCACGACGCTCGCTGAGCTACCACGACTACGAAGAAGAAGTAGAAGTCGGAGactacgacgacgaggacgaccaccacggccacgaCCACGACGTGAGaaggcctcctccccccgcgGCAGGATTGAAGCGCGGTGTCACGACGGGCACTTTCAACTACGAACCGACTGCCTCGGCCAGGGAGAACTCGACCGGACTAAGTGCCGGCGCTGTTGTCGGAACTTTGCTCGGGGTTGCTGGCGTTGCTGCCGGAGCTGCTCTCACCTACAACATGGTCAAGGGCGACCGCACCCGTGCTTCGGCGCACGACGACTATGATGCCCCCCCCTTCAGCCGCCGCTCCACCTTCCCGGACAAGTATGACAGCTATTTGGATCGCAAAGGCCGGTATTTGGACACGGAGCGGCCCGCGGATAAGGGGCGGTATTCTGACGAGTATGGTTCCGGTCTCGATTATCGGAGGCAAGGGCCAGACTACGTTGCTCGATATACCCAAGTCACCTCGCCGAGGAGCAGAGATGTGGATGGCGCCTATGACGATGCGCGGGGCCGTCACTCAATACCTCGTTCGCGGGCTTCTGTACGCCCACGCAGTGAAGCAGCCAACAGCCGCGAGCCATATCTTCTCGGGGAGCCCGAGTACCGCGGTTATGTGAgctccaagtcctccaaACATCCGCCCATTGTCCAACGTGGGTATACGTATGATGGCCCAGAACGGGATAGCTACGTGTCTTCGCGCAGCCAAAGGTCCAGTAATACGCTCCGCGCATCGCCAGCTGATGCTTATCTGCCGTCATCACATCCTGTCTCGCACTCAAGGTCGGGCAGTCGTGTAACCACAACAACATACAAGGTTAGCGACAGTCCTCGAGGATACAGCCGGGAGGAGATTTATGGCTCGGCCCGTCACATCCCATTCTCAGATAGCCGGGCTTCTCCGTATACGTCGGCGCGCGACCCGCTCCTCGCAAGTGGGAGGGCACCGCCGTATCTCTCAGCTCGCGAGGCCACCTACCCCAGCGATAATCGAGCTGGTGCATACTATTCAGCCCGCCATGCGCCACTTCCCCGGAGCAGTGGAGGAAGCAGTCGCGCTCGCTAtggggaggacgacgacgatgatgatgctgacagCATTGCGCCCAGCGATAGCATTAGCTGTGTTGGAAGCCGGAGGAGTCGTTAA